The following nucleotide sequence is from Euleptes europaea isolate rEulEur1 chromosome 3, rEulEur1.hap1, whole genome shotgun sequence.
tgccatttccgaccatcagaggtcgcctcactcttcccCTGCGTGTTCAGGGACCTTTTTTATCTccaatttgaaaacgcgggcaaaatgtgcggggagagtgaggcgacctctgacggcacgcataatcaaaacaaagacccgaagttgtcacaTGGgcgaccgcaagggaaacagccatgcataaactgGGGAAAAACCATGATGTAACTGGTTCTGAACATTCCAGTCCAGGGAAGTGTGGCCATGGCACACAGTAACTCCCAAATTCAATCTCTGACACTTCTATTACCAGATCTCAATTAGCACCCAGTGAGAAACttttctctgcctgggaccctgaaAAGCGCCACTGGCCAGGGTAGAAGATATGGAGCTACACAGACCAACGGCCAGACTCAGGTTCTCTGGATAAAGCAGCATACATAAGGAGGCAGGGGATGACCGTTACCTGGAGCTTGTGGTTCAATACTGTCTCACATTCCTGCTGTTGCCTCCTCTGGTTCTCCTCCATCTTGGCCATAAGCTGTGCTTCGTGTGCTTTGTAACTCCGTTCGTTGTCTTCAGCCATCCGCTGGGTTTGTTCTTTCAGCTGTCGTTGTAGATCAGCTTCCCGCTGAGAGGCTGCAGCCCGGGCCTTTTCCACTGCaggaaaaaacccaaaccaaagCATTAAGAGTATATCCACACATTAGGGATATTTGTTAAGTCCCAAAAGCATCACGAACAGGCCTGCAGGCATTACATATCTGAAAACAGCTCTAGAGAGAATGGAAAAGGTGGCCAGCTAGATTACAACAAAGTCCATCCCATCCAGTGTTTTGAGTCCATCAGTGGCCAGTTAGATACCTCTGGGTATCCATGACCTGGGGTCCATGGCCTTTCCTCATGTAAGGCAGAGGACGGGGATTTCCACCAGGAACAATCTTTGAAGGGTAACATAATTCCATCCCACCCCAATGTAATAATTTCGAGTATGGGGGATAAAATTCCTCATTGGCCCCCAAGAAGAATACTTTGACTGGTCCTGTTAGTATCTCTCTCTTAGGCCTCATTTATGTATGGaagagaatgaggtggcagaatagATTGTAAAGTGCTGTTAGTCTGTCGTAGCAAAATAAATCAGAGGTccagtggcacattaaagactaacaaagtttatttcaatatgagctttcagcAGAGTACAAGTGGAAGATTTGAATGATCCTGGTGTTGCTGCAAACAGAAGTCAGCACAGGAAGCAGAGAGGGGGGTGGAAGTTTTCTCCCTGCTGCCCAACCTTTCTGCTTGCATGGAGATTTTTATGAGCAGGAGCATTCAGAACTGGAATTCACCCCATGCAGTTCACTCTACAACCTCACACTCCTGCATATATAAACAAGGCCTTAATTTCTGGGAGAGTCGAGGATCAACAAGGATCAAGCGCAAAGGGGTGTAGGGATTTCTGGACTGGAAGGAATTTATGGCTGTGAGCACATTTACTAGGCGGCAGGCCCCACCCAAATTCAGTGGGACTTCCCAGCAAACATGCACAGCACCATGTTGCAGAGCTACATCTTCCCAGAGTATCACAGACTAGACTaggggttcccaaagtggggCCTGTGGGCACAGTGGCACAAGCTGAgctctttcctggtgcccaccaagtgtttctagCAAATGGGCAaagccaggtgaggcttttgacTAGTAGCGCTTCTGATTGTCCCCTGGAGATGTAATTGGCTATGaagacttttttaaaacattgctttggcagcagctgccaccacagcacaggaaTCTTCGCTGtctgactgaagataagctgtggcagcccttttgtgtcACCTGTTTTGTGACTGTGCCCATCGTTCTGTGTCAGAataccaaaggtgcccacaagctttaaaaggttggggacccctggccaaATAAAATGGTCTGTCGAAGAAACAGGTTTTCAAGGCATATAAAGCCCTCCAAACCTTCGATCTCCTTCTGCCTGTCCGTGAGGTTTCGGTCAGCCTGCAGAATGGACTGGGCTGCTGTCTCCTTGGATTTCAGGAATTCCTGCAGGGCCATCGAAGCCTTGAGTGGAACAGGGAGAGAGTTCACTTGAGTTCATGCTTCTATTCCAGGCTCTGTAAACGACTGCACATTCTCAGACTCCCTGTGCATGTCAGAACCCGGCAGCGGTGAACAAGAGGTTACAGGTCAACTCACCATTAGTCCTTTCTGAGGCGTCAGGTGATACTTCTCCACTATTTTCCTCTGGTCCTCCAGGAAACATTGGTAGCCACCTGGTACAGCGTAGCTCCCATCACAGACCTTCTCCTCCAGATCCTGAAACAGCTCCAAGAGTACAGCCTGGCAGCGATCCAAGGACTCCTGCTCATTGCAGCTGCGGATTTCCTCAAGCTTGCTTTGGATCTGGTTCTAGAGGCGGAAAGGGAGGAAGAACACATGGTAGATGCTCTCTAAGAAAGTAAAGATGCTACATCCAGAGCtgtgccttcccttcctcacctggATTTCTACCTGTGAGGTTAAAATCTCCTGCTCACAGAGGACATCACAAGGAATATCATCACAAGGAAAGTTAGTACTTCTTTAATAAGGCACTAACTTTCCTGTCCTAGGCACCATGATATTCTCTGCTGCCACACTGTTCAATCAGATCCCAAACCTGGGTAAAGCCAAAATTGCTGTCTGTCACAAGAAAAGCGCCTATTTTCTCAACTGTCTCTCCAAACCATTCCTCTTAATTTGGACATGAAGAGGAACAACGTTTCAGGGCTTCTGGATAGCATTAGATaggtgtttatttttaaagatacactttccacacacacaggGGAACAGAAGCTCAAATTGCCAGCCTGGTCCTTGGTATATGATGTACCACATTCTACAGAATATGCAACAGAATCCCAGGGATTTTGTGGCAGGAATTCTGTAGTATTGAGTGTCAGCATGAAAAAAAGTGACTTGAATGTTTGGGACAGCCCCCAACCCCCGAATTTCCCAGAACATCAGAACAGAGAATGGGCAATGCTGGTATCCCCGGCCACAGCTCCTGGCCACCAGGGCTCCTCGCTGCCCTGGGCAGTTCTGAGAAAGGACCAGGAGGTGCACAAGCACACTGGGGCAGGAAAAACAGGCAGGCACAACTCCAGGCTTGACACAGCCCTGCCTAAGGATGGCAAGAAGGCCATCTGCAAGGAAGTACCAAGCAGTGGTAGGCCTGGCATTAAGCTGATTCAACTGGGTGGGACAAACTTCCCAATGAGGGAAGCAACCAGAACAGGCAAACAGAGCTAGCCATAATAAAAGCTGCACCTGACAAGCAGCCATGCCCTTTGCTTCCTGTGGGCAGGGCTAGTCCCACAAGAAGCAGGGATCGGTGAGGGGGTGGACCTAACCAATAGCGTCTTCTTCACAATGGCCAGAGACTCAGGCCAAGGAGGACTTGCCCCAGTTCTCCCTGTGCCTAGCCAGCAGGAAATCAGTGGGGATAGAGGAAGAAGATCCTGGGTAATCTGTACCCCTTTCCCTCTAAAGTTTTGGGCCTATTTAACCCCAAAACAGTGAAGTTCTGGAGAGCAGGGCAGCCCCTGCCAACCCTGATAATACCACAAAGGCTCATATTGAATACAGAAATGTTGGAAGCCATTGTCTAGATGGGAAAGTCATATTCCCATTATGGATATAAACCTTCTACCTTCAGCTGTTTCTGGTACTCTTGGTCCTCATCCTTGAAAGCGCGGTCCAGAAACACTTGGATGGCCTCTTTCTCGCACTCTGTATGTACCGTCAGCAGCTCTTCAATCGTCTCGGTTGGAAGTGTCAACAGAAGTTCCATCATCTCCTCATAGCGTTTTACACCATCGTTCACAGCTATTGAGTTCTCAATCTGGGCCAAGGCCAACACGGCGTTCTCTATGCAAGGGATGGCCCCGCTGCGGATGGCGTCCACGTAGGTCACTGTGAGGTGCCCCAACACtgcaaaggaaaagggggaattgCTTTATCACAAGGGTCCCAAAAGATCTACATCAGGGGACCCAATGTGGTGTCTGTGTTTTTCACAACTGTTTTCACCACAACCGTTTCTGCTTCCACTTACATGTCCCCGTCACTGTGTGACCCCCCGGGATCACTTTGGCTGGAGCAGTCTCAAAAATGTAGCTTCGGAACCGGTGTGCCTCTTCTATGAAGTCAGGGTTTAGCTTCCTCTCAGGCAAATCCTCCAGATGCACCAACTCTTGGCGTGTGGCCGGGCGGTCAAAGACAAAGCACTTGCGACTGGGGAAATACTCGCGGATGTACTTCTTGGCAAAATCTAGCTTTTCAGGGAGACCTATGAGAAAAACAAAGATGCATTCTGTCAAACGAGCAGGCCTTACGAGATGGGCTCTTCCATTCCCAGTTCCCTGCACTGTAGCTACATCAACAGATCCTTCAAATCTACTGAGCAGACAcagctaaggccttttatgcagagacatttccctgcagtcaccccactgactatttcggggcttctttttgattatgcatgcattttgtgaccatcagaggtcaccttgctctccctcctgcaccccatgttttgcccacattttccagaaacGAGGGCAAAATGAGGGGAagagagtgaggcaacttctgacggtcacaaaaaaggtaaaggtcccctgtgcaagcaccgggtcattcctgacccatggggtgacgtcacatcccaacgtttcctaggccgactttgtttacagggtggtttgccagtgccttccccagtcaccttccctttacccccagcaagctgcgtactcattttaccgacctcggaaggatggaaggctgagtcaaccttgagccggctaagtgaacccgacttccgtcgggatcaaactcaggtcgtgagcagagcttggactgcagtactacagcttaccagtctgcgccacagggctcttgacgGTCACaaaacgcatgcataatcaaaaggaagtcggaagcagtgggtggggtgaccatggggaaatgtcTCTGCATAGAAGGCTTAAGACAAGTCAGTGCCTGAGACAGAAAATCCAAATTTCTACCCCACAAGATGATAGAAATTTAATTTAGAAAAATACATCATTGATAACTTGCAGCCCTTTTATGATACCCCAGAATCTGCCATTTGAGGTGGGATGCCTCACTACACTTAATGGCAAGGTCATACCTCAATTTTGAGGTCCATATATTTTTATCTTCCCCTTTCCACTGTTCACATTTGCtaggaaattttatttttaattgcctaCCCTTTTAGAagtgcaacttttaaaaaatgtcattatTCTGGAATATTTCTGATCTAAAGAGCTCCTTATTATCATAACGACCCCTGGAACAGATAACCTTACAATCCTCTATTTCTTCTAATATCCTGAGGATTACCTCATTATTTATGGAAATTCAGTATGCCAGAGGGCCCTGGTTCTATAAGGAATGAACAACCAATATTTAGTCATTTTCACAAATGCACACATCAGTCTTTGGATCAGACATGATTATTCTTCAGGTTCCTATGATTCTACGGCTTACATGTTTATTCTGCACAGCACAGTTCACACCAGTAGTAGTTTAATCTGGCAGTAGAAAACTTCTTTTCTGCATTGCTGACACAGTGGAGAACAAACTACTACTGTTCTCTTCCCCATGTCCCAACCTATCAAGACAAAATACTTTACTGCTGATGTTGCTGGAGTACAGTTAAGTTGTTTAGGAGGGCAGGTTTGAACACACCCAGGATGCCCGAAAGGTGTTTATCCCCATACACTCTGATCTGAGGGAAGCATGTTCTGAATTTAGACCACATCTTGTGACTCATCAGATTTAAGCAACAAGGCCCGGCACATTAAGGTTGTTCATCCATCAGCTCCCCAAAGTACCTTCCTTCCTCCGCAAGGCATTCTCCAGGTACTCATCCCCAGAGATGGAGCGTCCATCCAACTCCAACTGCAGGGTGAAATCGCGCACAGCCCAGATGAAAGATGGGAAGAACCAGACAAACTCATCAGGAATCTCGTCATCTTCCTCACAGTTCTGCCTGCCCGAGGCCTTAACCTTGATTAACTCAGTCAGTTCTGTCACATAGCTGGAATTGGGCTAAGGAAAGGAAGATATCGTTTCCCCAGAATGGGCCACGTCTGCCCCTCATCTCTGATGAGAATCTAACATCTTACTTTCACTTCTACTGAGCTACAGCTTGATTGTCTAGAATGCCTACATTTCACCTCTTCTTATTCCATATTTTGAATGTGTTTAGGAATCATGCACACATACTGTCAGGCCAAAGCCCTGACAGGAAGGGCCATCCACATTTCATTAACTCCTGGTTCTGCCAGCAAAGCAGGAAAGCTAGGGATTCCTGAATTTTCCAAGAAGGATACTGTAGTTTCTCCAAAGCAAACTGGTCAATGGTGCCCATGCTGTTGTACACAAAGGTGCTACTAAGCAGAATGGAGAGGGCAAACACCCACGAGTCGTTCTCAGTGTTGCTCTGCAAGGAGGGGATGCAGATGCTTAGAAAAAAACATTGGGGCCGTGACTGGGGAATGCACAGTCTTCCACTATACATGGAATAGGGAACTCTGTTGCTACTGCCACAGTCTGGGGTGATTCCCAAGAGTCTCCCAACACCTTACCAGTCACCTGGAGTGGTGCAGTTTTTGTGCAAGCAAAGCATCCACAGCAGCCTTCCCTAGTCACTATTGTCCTGATCCTAATTTACCTTCTCCACATCGCCCAGTCCTTCCGTGTCCAATAGCACCAGGGTGTGGTCAGGCTTTCTGGGGTGGGGACGACACCACATCCAGATGCCCTTGGTGTTTGCTTGTACTGTGGCACCCAGAGAAAAtcctggaggagggggcagagaagACAAGGAAATGAAGCTCAGCTCCAGGGGAACAGTAGTTTTACCACGCATGATAAGACAATGGAATCTTCACAATCTAACATTCTGCCCCCACAGTCTTGTTTGCATTGGAATGCTCACCTCTGTTCTGAGGCAAACTCCACATCCCAAGTTTTGACCAACAAATCTGAAAACAGCCCATTTATATGTTTCCTTTGTAGTCAGTGCATCTTGGGATATGTGACATTCCAAATCCCAGTTTTCTGGGAGGCATGGAAGTATTTAAATGGTCTGGGGCTACAAGTAGTTCTTAGTTTTGAGGAAAATGGCACACAAATGTCCCCTTTTTACATTACTCTAGAAACCAAGATGCCTTGGACTACAGAGGTACCAAATTTCAGCCTTCTGTCGCTGAAGTACCTTGACCATTTTGATAGCTGTGTGACTAAGCCCCAAGTGCATCTATATTCAAAATAAGCTGATTAGACGTGCCATCAAGCACAGAACCTCCAATGTATGGGACACACAAGATAGTCTGAGCTATTCCTAGAGTGAGGGAAACACAGACAGAAGCATTCAAGATAGGCACATCTGCAACAGAACCAACATCTCTGTTGGTTAGCAGAGCACAAATATGTCCTAGTCTCACCTCCTTTATCCTTTCCTGCCAGCTTGTTCATGAGGTAGGACTTGCCAGTGCGGTACAGCCCCACAatggccaccaccaccacaggcTGATGGATCCTCTGCAGGAGCTGGAGGGCTTCTTGGTTAACCTTCAGTTTCTCACCCAGATTATTCTCTATCAAACACATTGGTTCCTCCATGTTGTTTGGTTGAACCATTCTAGGGACAGCCCGGG
It contains:
- the LOC130475828 gene encoding guanylate-binding protein 1-like, which translates into the protein MTEWICLVEPSPVSGTLRVNSTALSFLKTLAGPLQVVAIFGPKGTGKSFLLDQLAGQDEGFSHSPGIWLNCFPHPTKPDETLVLLDTEGLPEQMEKDENSISFKLFLLDVLLCNIFIYNSKGAWDLQEELDKLTSSLFLNQHPPHRYVKMLPDKVRVLEDCPWENSFLLSSLLPEFVWCLRDVVSDSFWEEVLQATDHNLAVLLSTPAAVENTPTSCIQTLFPSQKAFCFCSPHADGNDEEVVSSDSLHPMFLAQLWLFKDYILNQRPKNSLGSKFASGKDWSGMLERFVDVLSRHEPILLNESCVGQEEPFSWEIYESFNEPMIDPPRTAPERKETPSIPQLLVQEPRVPPPSSSRAVPRMVQPNNMEEPMCLIENNLGEKLKVNQEALQLLQRIHQPVVVVAIVGLYRTGKSYLMNKLAGKDKGGFSLGATVQANTKGIWMWCRPHPRKPDHTLVLLDTEGLGDVEKSNTENDSWVFALSILLSSTFVYNSMGTIDQFALEKLHYVTELTELIKVKASGRQNCEEDDEIPDEFVWFFPSFIWAVRDFTLQLELDGRSISGDEYLENALRRKEGLPEKLDFAKKYIREYFPSRKCFVFDRPATRQELVHLEDLPERKLNPDFIEEAHRFRSYIFETAPAKVIPGGHTVTGTLLGHLTVTYVDAIRSGAIPCIENAVLALAQIENSIAVNDGVKRYEEMMELLLTLPTETIEELLTVHTECEKEAIQVFLDRAFKDEDQEYQKQLKNQIQSKLEEIRSCNEQESLDRCQAVLLELFQDLEEKVCDGSYAVPGGYQCFLEDQRKIVEKYHLTPQKGLMASMALQEFLKSKETAAQSILQADRNLTDRQKEIEVEKARAAASQREADLQRQLKEQTQRMAEDNERSYKAHEAQLMAKMEENQRRQQQECETVLNHKLQEQRRLLEEGYQREVGRLQSEITNLQHQSSRSRRRRCIIS